GGAATCACTCTCTGCATAACAGAGTTTTTCATCCACTAGAATGCGGTTGGGTGACGCAGGACCCTGAGTCGGAGGCCAGGCCTTCCGCGCTGGTGTTCGACGGAGCGACAGATTCTGTCGGCGAACTGCGGTTACCGCAGCGAGAAAGTGAGATGTTACCAATGGCGGATGGGCCGAAGATGGCAGGATCGTACTTCAGCCGACGCGAGACCGTATGCACCGAACAGTTGAGCGCGGCCGAGCACCTCGCTTCGGAAATTTTCACACCGCACCGTCTCCGCTACTCCCGTCGCGGCCAGCGTTTGAATGCGCGGCTCAGCGCCGCACGAATCGGTGCTGTGACCGTTGGCTACCTTCGGTACGGTGCAGATGTCGAGCTCGTCAATTCGACTGCGCTCGATGATTACCACATCAACGTTCCCCTCACCAGCTACGCCGATTCGTGGTGCGGCTCAGCCACGGCCCAAGCGACGCCCACGCAGGCGGCGGTTTTCCTCCCAGGCCGTCCTGCCGGCATCAAGTGGGCCGCCGATTGTGGTCAGCTGTGCGTGAAGTTCAGCCGCACGGATCTGGAATACGAACTCGAGGGCTTGCTTGGACGACCTGCGGTTAGGCCGCTGAATATCACGCATAGCATGGACCTGACGGCGGACAGCAGTCGTGCGTGGCTTGCGCTGCTATCGGTCTTGTATCGGGAGGTCTCTCGCCCTGAGAGCATCGTGCAACATCCGATGACCGGGCGACATTTCGAACAGTTGGTCATGCATGGGTTTCTACACGCCCAACCTCACTATCAGGCCATGGCGCTCGCCGCCGACCAACACGCAGTGCCGCCGCCCAAAGTACTCAGGACAGCTCTCGACCTAATCGAGGAGCATCCCGAACGGAGTTGGACGACAACCGATCTTGCTCGCGAGGTTGGTATCAGTGCCCGCGCTCTTCAAGAGAGCTTCAAGCGGCACGTCGGGCTTCCTCCGCTCACGTATCTGCGCGAAGTCCGGCTGATCCGTGCGCACGCAGAACTGGCGGCGTCGTCTGAGGGTGCCGTGACTGTTGCCCGCGTAGCGATGAAGTGGGGCTTTGGTCATCTGGGCCGCTTCAGCGCGGAGTATCGGCGCAAGTTCGGCGTCACTCCCCAACACACCTTGCGCGCTGCCTGAACATCGCCTTCGAACCGCGTCATTGCTAGGCCAGGAATCGGTCGACGGTCTTGATGATCTGGTAGGCGACCCGCAGCGTCGGTG
The window above is part of the Mycolicibacterium rutilum genome. Proteins encoded here:
- a CDS encoding AraC family transcriptional regulator, whose translation is MTQDPESEARPSALVFDGATDSVGELRLPQRESEMLPMADGPKMAGSYFSRRETVCTEQLSAAEHLASEIFTPHRLRYSRRGQRLNARLSAARIGAVTVGYLRYGADVELVNSTALDDYHINVPLTSYADSWCGSATAQATPTQAAVFLPGRPAGIKWAADCGQLCVKFSRTDLEYELEGLLGRPAVRPLNITHSMDLTADSSRAWLALLSVLYREVSRPESIVQHPMTGRHFEQLVMHGFLHAQPHYQAMALAADQHAVPPPKVLRTALDLIEEHPERSWTTTDLAREVGISARALQESFKRHVGLPPLTYLREVRLIRAHAELAASSEGAVTVARVAMKWGFGHLGRFSAEYRRKFGVTPQHTLRAA